In a single window of the Fusarium falciforme chromosome 3, complete sequence genome:
- a CDS encoding Gal-mutarotas-2 domain-containing protein produces MHLRDGMWLPAEGVRTEYAEDVYEITPQEDQQALNLLCPVKHINSRGDTLNQPTVTLDLKAEMDGVISIESTHWAGAQNKGPHFDLFPDGKPSVEGKIVKSDKGTTLQSGSLSATIHPDTHNFEIKLHSTDGSKHLTTLGNRSTGFAYTTAPSTPMQLGDMRDFKHYMFMQTTLSVGESVHGLGERFGAWNKVGQNVVLWNADGGTSSDQAYKNVSFWMSNRGYGVFIDNPGRVDMEIGSERCCRVQTTVEGQRLKMYIIYGDGPKDVLKKYTTLTGKANKVPSWSFGLWLTTSFTTNYDEATVNSFLEGMKARGSPVDVFHYDCFWMKGFRWTDFVFDAERFPDPKAQIARLKESGLCKKVCVWINPYIGQAGEAFKHAAEKGYLLKRKNGDVWQWDLWQAGMGLLDVTNPEACAWYVECLNGLFDKGVDALKTDFGERIPTLDVQWHDPNVDPHKMHNYYAFLYNKLVYEAVQKRYGKDEAVLYARAACAGTQRFPLVWGGDCESTPEALAESVRGGLSMGLSGYSFWSCDIGGFEGYPPPWIYKRWVAMGLLCSHSRLHGSNSYRVPWTVDNDDQTEEGCSKTLAKFTALKTRLMPYFYAQAMESIEGGIPMSLRSVALEFPNDPTAWYLDRQFMVGSQLLAAPVFEESGEVEFYLPKGKWTSYFTNEVKTGPGWFKEKHAFGTLPLYVRENTILVLGSRKQVGAAYDYANDVEVALYQTSPGAKTTVVDGDGKVVAELTVGSDGKLEGTQALKGDFKVVEKGRDLEGDAPVSIEAL; encoded by the coding sequence ATGCATCTGCGCGATGGTATGTGGCTGCCCGCCGAGGGTGTCCGCACCGAGTATGCCGAGGACGTCTACGAGATCACTCCCCAGGAGGACCAGCAGGCATTGAACCTGCTGTGCCCGGTCAAGCACATCAACTCCCGCGGCGACACCCTCAACCAGCCGACCGTGACCCTcgacctcaaggccgagatggacggCGTCATCTCCATCGAGTCGACACACTGGGCCGGCGCCCAGAACAAGGGCCCTCACTTTGACCTCTTCCCCGATGGAAAGCCTTCTGTCGAGGGCAAGATCGTCAAGAGCGACAAGGGCACGACTCTGCAGTCCGGCTCCCTGTCCGCCACGATCCATCCCGACACTCACAACTTTGAGATCAAGCTGCACAGCACCGACGGCTCCAAGCACCTCACGACACTGGGCAACCGCAGCACCGGCTTCGCCTACACAACCGCTCCCAGCACGCCCATGCAGCTGGGTGACATGCGAGACTTTAAGCACTACATGTTTATGCAGACGACTCTCTCGGTCGGCGAGTCGGTCCACGGCCTTGGAGAGCGCTTCGGCGCCTGGAACAAGGTCGGCCAGAACGTCGTCCTCTGGAACGCCGATGGAGGCACCTCCAGTGACCAGGCTTACAAGAACGTCTCGTTCTGGATGAGCAACCGCGGATACGGAGTCTTTATCGATAACCCCGGCCGTGTGGACATGGAGATTGGCAGCGAGCGATGCTGCCGAGTCCAGACCACCGTTGAGGGCCAGCGTCTTAAGATGTACATCATCTACGGCGACGGGCCCAAGGATGTGCTCAAGAAGTACACCACCCTTACTGGCAAGGCCAACAAAGTTCCCAGCTGGAGCTTCGGTCTTTGGTTGACCACCAGCTTCACCACAAACTACGACGAGGCCACCGTCAACTCCTTCCTCGAGGGCATGAAGGCCCGCGGCTCGCCCGTCGACGTCTTCCACTACGACTGCTTCTGGATGAAGGGTTTCCGCTGGACAGACTTTGTCTTTGACGCCGAGCGATTCCCAGACCCCAAGGCTCAGATCGCCCGACTCAAGGAGAGCGGCCTGTGCAAGAAGGTCTGCGTCTGGATCAACCCCTACATCGGCCAGGCTGGTGAGGCCTTCAAGCATGCCGCTGAGAAGGGTTATCTTCTTAAGCGCAAGAACGGCGATGTCTGGCAGTGGGATCTGTGGCAGGCCGGTATGGGTCTTCTGGACGTTACCAACCCTGAGGCTTGCGCTTGGTACGTCGAGTGCCTCAACGGCCTTTTCGACAAGGGTGTCGATGCCCTCAAGACCGACTTTGGCGAGCGTATCCCCACGCTCGACGTCCAGTGGCACGACCCCAACGTCGACCCTCACAAGATGCACAACTACTACGCCTTCCTCTACAACAAGCTTGTCTATGAGGCCGTGCAGAAGCGATACGGCAAGGACGAGGCTGTCCTTTACGCCCGTGCTGCCTGTGCCGGAACCCAAAGATTCCCTCTTGTCTGGGGCGGTGACTGCGAGTCGACTCCTGAGGCTCTGGCCGAGTCCGTCCGTGGTGGTCTCTCCATGGGTCTGAGTGGATACTCCTTCTGGAGCTGTGATATCGGCGGCTTCGAGGGTTACCCACCTCCGTGGATCTACAAGCGATGGGTTGCTATGGGTCTTCTCTGCAGTCACAGTCGTCTCCACGGTAGCAACTCTTACCGTGTGCCCTGGACcgtcgacaacgacgacCAGACCGAGGAGGGCTGCTCCAAGACCCTCGCCAAGTTCACGGCGCTTAAGACGCGTCTGATGCCGTACTTCTATGCGCAGGCCATGGAGTCGATCGAGGGTGGTATCCCCATGTCCCTCCGATCCGTGGCTCTCGAGTTCCCCAACGACCCCACAGCCTGGTACCTCGACCGCCAATTCATGGTCGGATCCCAGCTGCTTGCGGCCCCCGTCTTCGAAGAGTCGGGCGAGGTCGAGTTCTACCTCCCCAAGGGCAAGTGGACGTCTTACTTCACCAACGAGGTCAAGACCGGACCTGGCTggttcaaggagaagcacgCCTTTGGCACACTTCCCCTGTACGTCCGCGAAAACAccatccttgtcctcggcaGCCGCAAGCAGGTCGGAGCCGCTTACGACTACGCCAACGATGTCGAGGTTGCCCTCTACCAGACTTCCCCTGGCGCCAAGACGACGGTTGtcgacggcgatggcaaGGTTGTTGCCGAGCTTACTGTCGGTTCTGATGGTAAGCTTGAGGGCACTCAGGCTCTCAAGGGCGATTTCAAGGTTGTGGAGAAGGGTCGTGACCTTGAGGGAGATGCTCCCGTGTCGATTGAGGCCCTATAA